One part of the Oceanihabitans sp. IOP_32 genome encodes these proteins:
- a CDS encoding zinc-dependent alcohol dehydrogenase family protein has translation MKTRAVVLHKIGHERPYHKTKPLTIEEVELDDPGFEEVLVKIKAAGICHSDLSVVDGNRPRPVPMVLGHEAAGVIEEVGDHVKGFKKGDHVVFAFLPSCGQCKYCQSGRTALCEPGAAANTAGTLLNGDRKIKKDGKSYYHHLGVSGFADYAVASIHSLVKIDKKIPFDVAAIFGCAILTGVGAVVNTAKMRAGESALVVGLGGVGLSAILGAQAAGASKIIGADISQYKLDIAKDFGADEVVNSGDKDAMDKVKAMTNKGPDIALEFAGAMPALDFAFNATNRGGRTVTAALPHPDARLSLNPLTLVGQEKSLKGCYLGSSSPKVDIPNLMDMYQAGRLPVEKLITHHLKLEDINEGFERLAAGEAIRQVILFD, from the coding sequence ATGAAAACTAGAGCTGTAGTATTACATAAAATTGGCCATGAACGGCCTTATCATAAAACCAAACCACTAACTATTGAAGAAGTAGAGTTGGACGATCCAGGCTTCGAAGAGGTCTTAGTAAAAATAAAAGCGGCAGGAATTTGTCACTCCGATTTATCTGTGGTCGATGGCAACAGGCCACGTCCCGTACCCATGGTACTAGGTCATGAAGCTGCTGGTGTTATTGAAGAAGTTGGTGACCATGTGAAGGGGTTTAAAAAAGGAGATCACGTTGTTTTTGCATTCCTTCCGTCGTGCGGGCAATGTAAATATTGCCAATCGGGAAGAACCGCGCTTTGTGAGCCAGGAGCTGCTGCAAATACTGCTGGCACACTTTTAAATGGTGATAGAAAAATAAAAAAAGACGGAAAAAGTTATTACCATCATTTGGGCGTTTCAGGTTTTGCAGATTACGCTGTAGCTTCTATTCACTCCTTAGTGAAAATTGATAAAAAAATTCCGTTTGATGTGGCTGCCATTTTTGGATGCGCGATATTAACAGGGGTTGGTGCTGTGGTTAACACGGCCAAAATGCGTGCAGGAGAGTCTGCTTTGGTAGTAGGACTTGGTGGTGTTGGGTTATCGGCGATATTAGGAGCCCAAGCTGCAGGAGCTTCAAAAATAATTGGCGCAGATATCAGTCAATATAAACTAGATATTGCGAAAGATTTTGGAGCCGATGAGGTTGTAAATTCTGGCGATAAAGATGCTATGGATAAAGTAAAAGCCATGACCAATAAAGGCCCAGATATTGCATTAGAATTTGCTGGTGCGATGCCCGCTTTAGACTTTGCTTTTAACGCTACCAATAGAGGTGGCAGAACCGTAACCGCAGCCTTACCTCATCCCGATGCGCGTTTATCACTTAATCCGCTTACTTTAGTTGGACAGGAGAAATCACTTAAAGGCTGTTATTTAGGAAGTAGTTCTCCAAAAGTAGATATTCCCAATCTTATGGACATGTACCAAGCAGGGCGCCTACCTGTAGAAAAGCTAATTACCCACCATTTAAAACTGGAAGATATTAATGAAGGTTTTGAACGGCTAGCGGCTGGCGAGGCCATTAGACAAGTAATACTATTTGATTAA
- a CDS encoding SDR family oxidoreductase, which produces MNSSENVIVITGGSGGIGQACARALKGNQLIITDYAQDTVNKTVETLTKEGFNVTGIACDITKQNDIDKLINFVAKHGELKALIHTAGVSGTVKDLNKVFTIDLVATELLVEAFYKLATNNSVAVLLASMMAHTVPANEEYDQALRNPLKTNAFETVKKFVHGSSDTMYNFAKRGVKLLVEKHVDKWGAKGARIVSVSPGVIETPMALKAAEEHPERMKMIKQMTPLQRNGQPSDIADVINFLVNDGARFITGTDILVDGGVIRNIKKLEQPSV; this is translated from the coding sequence ATGAATTCTAGTGAAAACGTAATCGTTATTACAGGAGGCTCTGGAGGTATAGGTCAAGCCTGTGCAAGAGCTTTGAAAGGAAATCAATTAATTATTACCGATTATGCGCAAGACACGGTTAATAAAACAGTTGAAACACTAACCAAAGAAGGCTTTAATGTTACAGGGATAGCCTGCGACATTACAAAGCAAAATGACATTGATAAACTTATAAATTTTGTAGCCAAACACGGAGAACTAAAAGCCTTAATCCATACTGCAGGTGTAAGCGGAACAGTTAAAGACTTGAATAAAGTATTTACTATAGATTTAGTGGCTACAGAATTATTAGTTGAGGCTTTTTATAAGCTGGCCACTAATAATTCGGTTGCTGTGCTACTCGCTTCCATGATGGCTCATACAGTACCTGCTAATGAAGAATATGATCAAGCACTTAGAAATCCCCTAAAAACAAACGCCTTCGAGACGGTTAAAAAATTTGTTCATGGTAGTTCAGACACCATGTACAACTTTGCCAAACGTGGGGTTAAACTCCTTGTTGAAAAACATGTAGATAAATGGGGAGCGAAAGGCGCCCGAATTGTTTCGGTTTCGCCCGGTGTAATTGAAACACCCATGGCATTAAAAGCTGCAGAAGAGCATCCAGAAAGAATGAAAATGATTAAACAAATGACACCTTTACAACGCAACGGACAACCTAGTGATATTGCCGATGTTATAAATTTTTTAGTTAATGATGGAGCTCGTTTTATTACAGGCACCGATATTTTGGTTGATGGTGGGGTTATTCGTAATATTAAAAAATTAGAACAGCCTAGTGTATAA
- a CDS encoding SDR family NAD(P)-dependent oxidoreductase produces MKDLKNQVVIVTGGAAGIGAAITTVLVDRGASVIAVDINDEAGERIAAQNPNKIVFLNGDVSKMLTAEKAVALAISKFGKLTGLLNNAHASRQKPLMELTEDDWALSFGTGLNATLYFMKAAYPELSKHGGSIVNFGSGAGLSGQKNQASYAAAKEAIRGLSRVAANEWADDNIRVNVVCPMALTDGVKHWKAKFPEQYKDSADKIPLGRFGDPEKDVAPIIAFLLGDDSQYMTGQTLMADGGAIKLR; encoded by the coding sequence ATGAAAGATTTAAAAAACCAAGTGGTTATAGTTACTGGAGGTGCGGCAGGTATAGGAGCCGCCATAACAACAGTTCTTGTTGATCGGGGTGCATCGGTTATAGCCGTAGATATTAATGATGAAGCCGGCGAGCGCATAGCCGCCCAGAATCCCAATAAAATTGTATTTTTAAACGGCGATGTTTCTAAAATGCTTACTGCCGAGAAGGCGGTCGCCTTAGCCATTTCAAAATTTGGAAAACTTACTGGTCTTTTAAACAACGCGCATGCCTCAAGACAAAAACCCTTAATGGAACTTACTGAAGACGATTGGGCTTTGTCTTTTGGTACCGGATTAAACGCCACTTTATATTTTATGAAAGCGGCCTATCCAGAATTATCAAAACATGGTGGTTCTATTGTTAATTTTGGTTCGGGAGCAGGATTAAGCGGACAAAAAAATCAAGCGAGTTATGCCGCAGCAAAAGAAGCCATTCGCGGATTGAGTCGAGTGGCCGCAAACGAATGGGCAGATGATAATATTCGAGTAAATGTAGTATGCCCCATGGCACTCACAGATGGTGTAAAGCATTGGAAAGCCAAATTCCCCGAGCAGTACAAAGATTCTGCAGATAAAATTCCCTTAGGTCGTTTTGGTGACCCAGAAAAAGATGTGGCACCCATTATTGCTTTTTTATTAGGCGATGATAGCCAGTATATGACCGGGCAAACTCTGATGGCAGATGGTGGTGCTATTAAACTTAGGTAA
- a CDS encoding pyridoxamine 5'-phosphate oxidase family protein, with protein sequence MIQVLDTHACINILSSNYIGNLAYIYRNRPYTVPITYFFDAKNNTIYGYSAEGHKIDAMRENNKVSLSISEIDSVSSWKSVLAHGTFEEFSGSSSKAKLHQFSFGVKHLIMLKENKKLDFISEFSSKIYRGNLPIVFQIKIEEITGKMRNVDI encoded by the coding sequence ATGATACAAGTTTTAGACACCCATGCGTGCATAAATATATTATCTAGTAATTACATAGGTAATTTAGCTTACATCTATAGAAATAGACCTTATACAGTGCCTATTACTTATTTTTTTGATGCGAAAAACAATACTATTTATGGCTATTCTGCCGAAGGACATAAAATAGATGCTATGCGCGAAAACAACAAGGTATCGCTAAGTATTTCTGAGATTGATTCTGTAAGTTCATGGAAATCGGTGTTAGCACATGGTACTTTTGAAGAATTCTCTGGCAGTTCATCGAAAGCTAAATTACATCAGTTTTCTTTTGGAGTAAAACATTTAATTATGCTGAAAGAAAATAAAAAGCTAGATTTTATTAGTGAGTTTTCCAGTAAAATATACCGAGGTAATTTACCTATTGTCTTTCAAATTAAGATTGAAGAAATAACTGGAAAGATGAGAAATGTTGATATCTAA
- a CDS encoding mechanosensitive ion channel family protein, translating to MNKFLETYKSDIIYVVIVLVIVLALYILTRVLHKWLHRKLQEHFPGSPVKSINLINRILKTLWLVLGVIALSLIFIKTEKRTDFIDYFKLFSYLGIISVITIVAITIANIWFNYKINKTNAANNDPTNYKFLRYVVIALISLAGVLLVSLAFPSLKGVAQTALGGAGILTLIAGFAAQEALANITGGLFIIAFKPFKIKDRIKVSDSMVGIVTDITLRHTVIRNTENRMIVIPNAVINKEKLINYDLGEHKSCEFIEMGISYESDIDLAKLIMKEECENHPLILDNRTLLEKKDNKPMVRTAVIELGDSSVNLRAWAWTLNYADAYNLKCDVLESIKKRFDEAGIDIPYPHRTVLMKAQD from the coding sequence ATGAATAAATTTTTAGAAACTTATAAATCTGATATCATATACGTTGTTATAGTTCTTGTCATTGTTTTGGCACTCTATATATTAACTAGAGTTTTACACAAATGGCTGCATCGAAAATTACAAGAACATTTTCCAGGATCGCCTGTTAAATCAATAAATTTAATAAACCGCATTTTAAAAACACTTTGGTTAGTTCTGGGTGTTATTGCGCTTAGTCTTATATTTATTAAAACCGAGAAGCGCACCGATTTTATTGACTACTTTAAGCTATTTAGTTACTTGGGTATTATATCGGTAATTACCATTGTAGCAATTACAATTGCTAATATTTGGTTTAATTATAAAATTAATAAAACCAATGCTGCAAACAACGACCCTACTAATTATAAGTTTTTGCGTTATGTTGTTATAGCGCTTATAAGTCTTGCAGGGGTTTTATTAGTCTCATTGGCCTTTCCATCTTTAAAAGGGGTGGCACAAACCGCACTTGGTGGTGCAGGAATATTAACTTTAATTGCAGGTTTTGCCGCTCAAGAAGCTCTAGCCAATATTACAGGCGGTTTATTTATTATAGCTTTTAAGCCATTTAAAATTAAGGATAGAATTAAGGTTTCAGACAGTATGGTGGGTATCGTAACCGATATTACTTTGCGTCATACGGTAATAAGGAATACCGAAAATAGAATGATCGTGATTCCAAATGCCGTTATTAATAAAGAGAAACTAATAAATTACGATTTAGGCGAACACAAATCTTGCGAGTTCATAGAAATGGGAATATCATATGAAAGCGATATCGATTTAGCTAAATTAATTATGAAAGAAGAATGTGAGAATCATCCGTTAATTCTTGACAACCGTACACTTTTAGAGAAAAAAGACAATAAACCTATGGTAAGAACGGCGGTTATAGAATTGGGAGATTCGTCTGTAAATCTAAGAGCTTGGGCCTGGACACTTAATTATGCTGATGCTTACAATTTAAAGTGTGATGTACTAGAAAGCATTAAAAAACGGTTTGACGAAGCAGGTATCGATATTCCATATCCACATCGAACGGTGCTAATGAAAGCACAAGACTAG
- the attM gene encoding N-acyl homoserine lactonase AttM, protein MKDEIRLYMFQTGVLKCKENNIKMNASLDPYEIPVPWYFIKHPKGNIVIDGGNAVECATNPKEHWGGITDVYWPEMKAEEGCENVIKGLDIDPASIKYVLQSHLHLDHTGAIGRFPNATHMVQRKEYEYAFTADWFATGGYIRKDFDRPNLKWHFLEIEKNEIYDVYGDGVIKIIPTPGHSPGHCSFLITLPIDGAILLTVDAAYTIDHYEDKALPGFLASAVDAVRSVAKLREIAAINDALVVTGHDPEAWGKFRKGPKQFYK, encoded by the coding sequence ATGAAAGATGAAATTAGGTTGTACATGTTTCAAACAGGCGTTTTGAAATGCAAGGAGAACAATATTAAAATGAACGCCTCCTTAGATCCGTACGAAATTCCAGTACCTTGGTATTTTATTAAACATCCCAAAGGTAATATTGTAATTGATGGTGGCAACGCTGTTGAATGTGCTACCAATCCCAAAGAGCATTGGGGTGGAATAACAGATGTTTACTGGCCCGAGATGAAAGCAGAGGAAGGCTGTGAAAACGTTATTAAAGGTTTAGATATCGATCCCGCTTCTATTAAGTATGTTTTACAATCGCATTTGCATTTAGACCACACGGGTGCTATAGGCAGGTTTCCCAATGCCACTCATATGGTACAACGCAAAGAATATGAATATGCGTTTACTGCCGACTGGTTTGCTACTGGAGGCTACATTCGTAAGGATTTTGACCGTCCTAATTTAAAGTGGCATTTTCTTGAAATCGAAAAAAACGAAATTTACGATGTCTATGGGGATGGCGTTATTAAAATCATCCCTACTCCTGGGCATTCGCCGGGGCATTGTAGTTTTTTAATCACATTACCCATTGATGGAGCTATCTTACTCACCGTAGATGCCGCATACACCATCGACCATTATGAAGACAAAGCGCTACCAGGCTTTTTAGCCTCTGCGGTAGATGCTGTAAGATCGGTAGCTAAATTAAGGGAAATAGCTGCTATAAATGATGCCTTGGTAGTTACTGGACATGACCCAGAGGCCTGGGGAAAATTTAGAAAAGGGCCAAAACAATTTTACAAATAA
- a CDS encoding DnaJ C-terminal domain-containing protein: MNYKDYYKILGVSKDASPKDIKKAYRKLAAKYHPDKNPDDKVAEDKFKEINEAHEVLSDAEKREKYDTLGSNWEAYQHTGDDWREYANQSRRNQQYYQGDGSEFFGQGGAGAEGFSSFFEAFFGGGGRGQQAAYTGGDTQAEMPITLLEAYQGSTRTFEIHNQKLRITIKPGAYDGQQLRIKGKGQPGVQGGKRGDLYIVLRVQPDFRFQRDGDNLISNVPVDLYTAILGGKIEVMTLTGKVKVPVPKGSETGKILRLKGKGMPRYGKTAQYGDLLVKLQVEFPKNLTTEEEELFKKLQALRAAQKVSHN, encoded by the coding sequence ATGAATTACAAAGATTATTATAAAATTTTAGGAGTTAGTAAAGACGCGTCACCAAAAGACATCAAAAAGGCTTACAGGAAATTAGCTGCAAAATACCATCCCGATAAGAATCCTGATGACAAGGTAGCCGAAGATAAATTTAAGGAAATTAATGAGGCTCATGAAGTGTTAAGTGATGCCGAAAAACGAGAAAAATACGATACTTTAGGTTCTAATTGGGAGGCCTACCAGCATACTGGTGACGATTGGCGAGAATATGCCAATCAAAGTCGAAGAAACCAACAGTATTATCAAGGAGACGGTTCTGAGTTTTTTGGACAAGGCGGAGCAGGAGCAGAGGGGTTTTCTAGTTTTTTTGAAGCCTTTTTTGGAGGTGGTGGTAGAGGTCAACAAGCGGCTTATACTGGTGGCGATACCCAAGCAGAAATGCCCATTACATTGTTAGAGGCCTATCAAGGCAGTACACGCACCTTCGAAATTCATAACCAAAAATTGCGAATTACAATAAAACCTGGTGCCTACGATGGGCAGCAATTAAGAATAAAAGGAAAAGGGCAGCCAGGGGTTCAAGGTGGTAAGCGAGGCGATTTATATATTGTTTTAAGAGTACAACCAGATTTTCGTTTTCAGCGTGATGGTGATAACTTAATTTCTAATGTTCCAGTAGATTTATATACGGCTATTTTAGGCGGAAAAATAGAAGTGATGACACTTACAGGTAAGGTTAAGGTTCCTGTACCTAAAGGCAGTGAAACTGGTAAGATTTTGCGACTAAAAGGCAAAGGCATGCCAAGATATGGCAAAACTGCTCAATATGGAGATTTATTGGTTAAACTTCAGGTAGAGTTTCCAAAGAATCTGACTACTGAAGAAGAAGAATTATTCAAAAAATTACAAGCCTTAAGAGCCGCACAAAAGGTAAGTCATAATTAA
- a CDS encoding RNA polymerase sigma factor: MAHSKKQEVLRLRIENSFQQLKRLKKQKNRESFNKELLELLPDIKKHINRRLTVALKKEYFPKNKYSVDDFVSQLFIEVYDNIDTVKEEKHLYLWLFKKTNELLEDVIVEEEFDDFFFKNIDTYSKLEWDAMEQEFSVDAGRDFVMMEEFDDVSYSHEGYTLNHVFVEDNKKALIDKIDKSLDDKTIANHLKTVLYNLPLSMQDVYELYAEQKFSLAEIAEIRNMAVEDVETLLKDARKALQVSLFNRYPAQ; the protein is encoded by the coding sequence ATGGCACATTCTAAAAAGCAAGAAGTTTTACGTTTACGTATTGAAAACAGCTTTCAACAACTTAAACGATTAAAAAAACAAAAGAATAGAGAATCTTTTAATAAAGAATTACTAGAGCTATTACCAGATATAAAAAAGCATATTAATCGCCGGTTGACTGTGGCTCTTAAAAAAGAATATTTTCCAAAAAATAAATATAGTGTGGACGATTTCGTTAGTCAACTTTTTATAGAGGTTTACGATAACATAGATACTGTTAAAGAAGAAAAACACTTGTATTTATGGCTCTTTAAAAAAACGAACGAACTTCTTGAAGATGTTATTGTTGAAGAAGAATTTGACGATTTTTTCTTCAAAAACATCGATACTTATTCTAAACTCGAATGGGATGCTATGGAGCAAGAATTTAGTGTTGATGCTGGACGGGATTTTGTAATGATGGAAGAGTTTGACGATGTCTCATACAGTCACGAAGGTTACACTTTAAACCATGTGTTTGTAGAAGACAATAAAAAGGCTTTAATTGATAAAATAGATAAAAGTTTAGACGACAAAACGATAGCCAATCACCTAAAAACGGTGCTTTATAATTTACCTTTATCAATGCAAGACGTTTATGAGCTTTACGCTGAACAAAAGTTCAGTTTAGCAGAAATTGCTGAAATAAGAAATATGGCAGTTGAAGACGTTGAAACCCTTTTGAAGGATGCTAGAAAAGCATTGCAAGTGAGTTTGTTTAATAGATATCCAGCACAATAA
- a CDS encoding metallophosphoesterase → MKSFSLFTILLLCFAILLVDITAFYWLQYITQLIDSSFLRMSINVLFWVFTVGLVASILVLKITLDNLNPIRKQLLISKFYGLTVSSFIPKLIFVVIISILYFSNFLFSENQSLFIIPILGLVSGFIPFFIIVYGTYKAKYRYKVYHHTIKTKLLPKSFEGLKIVQISDLHLGSFNYNYKKLDSAIEKINDLKPDYIVFTGDLVNNYAWELRGWAKVLNHLKAKSGKYAILGNHDYGDYSTWETPEAKQENAEAIRAFFKNTGFKLLLNEAEVISKNNENIAIIGVENWGIPPFKQYGDLKMALAEVKDVPFKILLSHDPTHWSEEVIDKTDITLTLAGHTHGMQAAFQYKNLQWSPIKYKFKHWAGLYKHNNQYLYVNRGLGWLGFPARIGMRPEITFLKLKNED, encoded by the coding sequence ATGAAATCTTTTTCTCTTTTTACCATTTTACTCTTGTGTTTCGCGATACTATTAGTAGATATCACAGCTTTTTATTGGTTACAATATATAACACAGCTTATAGATTCTAGTTTCCTTAGAATGAGTATAAACGTATTATTCTGGGTTTTTACAGTAGGCTTGGTTGCTTCAATCTTGGTATTAAAAATTACATTAGACAACCTTAACCCTATTAGAAAGCAATTACTTATTTCCAAATTTTATGGACTCACAGTATCTTCATTTATACCAAAGTTAATTTTCGTTGTTATAATCTCTATTTTATATTTTTCAAATTTCTTATTCTCAGAAAACCAATCACTTTTCATAATTCCAATACTTGGTCTAGTCTCTGGGTTTATACCTTTTTTTATAATCGTTTACGGCACTTATAAAGCCAAATACAGATATAAGGTCTATCACCACACCATAAAAACTAAATTGCTACCAAAATCTTTCGAAGGGTTAAAAATTGTCCAGATATCAGACTTGCATTTGGGGAGTTTTAATTACAACTATAAAAAATTGGATTCGGCTATTGAAAAAATAAATGATTTAAAACCAGATTACATTGTCTTTACAGGCGATTTGGTGAATAACTATGCTTGGGAATTACGGGGCTGGGCCAAAGTACTTAATCACCTAAAAGCGAAATCAGGTAAATACGCCATTTTGGGCAATCATGATTATGGTGATTATAGCACATGGGAAACCCCAGAAGCGAAACAAGAAAATGCTGAAGCCATAAGGGCGTTTTTTAAAAATACTGGTTTTAAACTCTTGTTAAATGAAGCTGAAGTTATTTCAAAAAACAATGAAAACATTGCAATAATTGGTGTAGAAAACTGGGGCATTCCGCCTTTTAAACAATACGGTGATTTAAAAATGGCTTTAGCAGAAGTTAAAGATGTGCCCTTTAAAATTTTATTATCCCACGATCCCACTCATTGGAGCGAAGAGGTAATAGACAAAACAGATATTACATTAACATTGGCTGGACATACACATGGCATGCAAGCCGCTTTTCAGTATAAAAATTTACAATGGAGCCCTATTAAATATAAGTTTAAACATTGGGCGGGACTGTATAAACATAACAATCAATACCTTTATGTTAATAGAGGTTTAGGCTGGTTGGGCTTTCCGGCAAGGATAGGAATGCGTCCAGAGATTACGTTTTTAAAATTAAAAAACGAGGACTAA